In Liquorilactobacillus nagelii DSM 13675, the following proteins share a genomic window:
- a CDS encoding PTS transporter subunit EIIB, with the protein MKNEKLAQDIIQNVGGRENVNYLTHCATRLRFRLQDPAKADLDALKSLNVLQVVNASGQLGDWT; encoded by the coding sequence ATGAAAAATGAAAAGTTAGCACAAGATATTATTCAAAATGTTGGTGGTCGTGAGAACGTTAACTACTTAACTCACTGCGCTACCAGATTACGTTTTCGTTTACAGGATCCTGCTAAAGCCGATCTGGATGCATTGAAAAGTTTAAACGTTTTGCAGGTGGTCAATGCTTCGGGCCAGTTAGGTGATTGGACCTAA
- a CDS encoding trehalose repressor — MDQKLQEAKYQLLIANTNGSQEREIQSMINLAHQKVDGIVLLATQITPEHLRVIKQIEVPVLVVGQECEMTYNLLNDNQAAAFELAKRVLKTKYQQIAYFGVSETDHAVGRDRKLGLKKALKAVSECKVTYYETSFNAEAAKEIALNSFASGWPDLVVCATDNIAFGVLTAAQEQGLKVPQDVALTGFGGYPIGQLLHPRLMTVDLHFFETGYRAGDMMINILQHKQTEKRIVMPYSIVTGESVDKASQID, encoded by the coding sequence TTGGATCAAAAACTACAAGAAGCAAAATACCAATTATTAATTGCCAATACCAATGGGAGCCAAGAGCGTGAAATTCAAAGTATGATTAACTTGGCTCACCAAAAAGTTGACGGCATTGTTTTATTGGCGACTCAAATAACACCGGAGCATTTACGAGTAATTAAGCAAATCGAAGTTCCAGTATTAGTTGTTGGTCAAGAATGTGAAATGACTTATAACTTGCTTAATGACAATCAAGCGGCCGCCTTTGAACTGGCTAAAAGAGTTCTAAAAACCAAGTATCAGCAAATAGCATATTTTGGAGTTTCCGAAACTGATCATGCAGTTGGTCGAGACCGCAAGCTTGGCTTAAAAAAAGCGTTAAAGGCAGTTTCAGAATGTAAGGTGACTTATTACGAAACTAGTTTTAATGCTGAAGCGGCTAAAGAAATTGCTTTAAATTCATTTGCTTCCGGCTGGCCTGACCTGGTAGTTTGTGCGACTGATAATATTGCTTTTGGAGTTCTTACCGCAGCTCAAGAACAGGGACTCAAGGTACCCCAAGATGTTGCGCTTACCGGATTTGGCGGTTATCCAATTGGTCAATTATTACATCCACGACTGATGACTGTTGATCTTCATTTTTTTGAAACTGGTTATCGAGCGGGCGATATGATGATCAATATTTTGCAGCACAAGCAAACTGAAAAAAGAATTGTCATGCCATATTCAATTGTTACTGGAGAAAGCGTTGACAAAGCAAGTCAAATAGATTAA
- the rfbB gene encoding dTDP-glucose 4,6-dehydratase, whose amino-acid sequence MNLLVTGGAGFIGSNFVHYMLDKYADLQIVDLDLLTYAGNIHNLDDLKDNPRHTFVQGNIVNRELVAYLIKQYQIDAIINFAAESHVDRSILHPEVFVETNVQGTLALLDTAKKLRVGKYLQVSTDEVYGTLGQEGYFKETTSLAPNSPYSASKASADLLVRAYFETYGMNVNITRCSNNYGPYQFPEKLIPLMTSNGMDGKKLPIYGDGKNIRDWLHVSDHCKAIDLVLHQGQPGEVYNVGGHNEHTNNEIVHLIIDQLGLSENEIEYVKDRLGHDRRYAIDPTKIETELGWKPEYTFERGIKETVDWYRNNEAWWRPLKERAALK is encoded by the coding sequence ATGAATTTATTAGTCACTGGTGGTGCTGGTTTTATCGGTAGCAACTTTGTCCATTACATGCTGGATAAATACGCTGATTTGCAGATTGTTGATTTGGACTTATTGACTTATGCCGGCAATATTCATAACTTAGATGATTTAAAAGATAATCCGCGCCATACTTTTGTTCAAGGCAACATTGTCAATCGGGAATTAGTAGCTTATTTGATTAAGCAGTATCAGATTGATGCGATTATCAACTTTGCGGCTGAAAGCCATGTTGACCGTTCAATTTTGCATCCAGAGGTCTTTGTTGAAACTAATGTTCAAGGTACTTTAGCCTTGTTGGATACTGCCAAAAAACTAAGGGTTGGCAAATACTTGCAAGTTTCAACCGATGAAGTTTATGGTACTTTGGGTCAGGAGGGCTACTTCAAAGAAACCACTTCCTTGGCACCAAATTCACCGTATTCAGCCAGCAAAGCTTCAGCTGATTTATTAGTGCGGGCTTACTTTGAGACTTATGGTATGAATGTTAATATTACTCGCTGTTCCAATAACTATGGACCTTATCAATTTCCTGAGAAGTTGATTCCGTTGATGACTTCAAATGGCATGGATGGCAAGAAGTTACCAATTTACGGTGATGGCAAGAATATTCGCGACTGGCTGCATGTTTCTGATCATTGCAAAGCAATTGACTTAGTCTTGCATCAGGGTCAGCCGGGTGAAGTATACAATGTTGGCGGCCATAATGAACATACGAATAACGAAATTGTTCACTTGATTATTGACCAATTAGGTTTGAGTGAAAATGAAATTGAATATGTTAAAGATCGTTTAGGTCATGATCGCCGTTACGCAATTGATCCAACCAAGATTGAAACTGAATTGGGTTGGAAACCAGAATATACTTTTGAACGCGGCATCAAAGAAACGGTTGATTGGTATCGGAATAATGAAGCTTGGTGGCGTCCATTAAAAGAACGTGCCGCTTTGAAATAA
- the rfbD gene encoding dTDP-4-dehydrorhamnose reductase, translating into MKILITGGNGQLGQELQHLFDERQVAYQAADVKELDITNAEQVESYFAAHRPEVVYHCAAYTAVDKAEGEGQKVDELVNAVGTKIIAQACAKYDALLIYVSTDYVFDGTRTSGEYLPDDPKGPRNEYGRTKLLGEQAVQKYCTKYYIVRTAWVYGQWGHNFVYTMLNLAKTHDQLTVVADQVGRPTWTRTLAEFLTYLVEHQIAYGVYQCSNDGQCSWYEFAQEILKDQPVKVLPVSSDEYPTAAFRPHYSVMHLAKETGFKFPKWEDALHEFMGQIEDK; encoded by the coding sequence GTGAAAATTTTAATTACCGGCGGCAATGGTCAGTTGGGACAAGAATTACAGCATTTGTTTGATGAACGTCAGGTAGCTTATCAAGCCGCAGATGTTAAGGAATTGGATATTACTAATGCTGAACAAGTAGAGAGTTATTTTGCAGCTCATCGACCAGAAGTTGTTTATCATTGTGCGGCTTATACCGCAGTTGATAAAGCAGAGGGCGAAGGCCAAAAAGTTGATGAATTGGTTAATGCAGTTGGTACAAAGATTATCGCGCAAGCTTGTGCCAAGTATGATGCATTATTGATTTATGTCAGCACCGATTATGTTTTTGATGGCACCCGCACTAGTGGAGAGTATTTACCAGATGATCCTAAAGGTCCCCGGAATGAATACGGCCGGACTAAGCTATTAGGCGAACAAGCAGTTCAAAAGTATTGTACTAAATACTACATTGTCCGGACAGCTTGGGTTTATGGACAGTGGGGGCATAACTTTGTCTACACAATGCTTAATCTGGCAAAAACACATGATCAATTAACCGTAGTGGCTGATCAGGTTGGCCGCCCAACTTGGACGCGGACACTGGCAGAATTTTTAACCTATTTGGTAGAGCATCAAATCGCTTATGGGGTTTACCAATGCAGTAATGATGGTCAATGCTCATGGTATGAATTTGCCCAAGAGATCTTAAAAGATCAGCCGGTCAAGGTCTTGCCGGTGTCATCAGACGAATATCCGACGGCGGCTTTTCGCCCGCATTACTCAGTGATGCATTTGGCCAAGGAGACTGGTTTCAAGTTTCCTAAGTGGGAAGATGCGCTGCATGAATTTATGGGGCAGATTGAAGATAAGTAA
- a CDS encoding helix-turn-helix transcriptional regulator codes for MATIEDIAKLANVAKSTVSRYLNGGYVSDKTRAKIDRIIHEQHYTPNAFARSLKAKQTFIIGTVIARLDSSSLIPSIAWIGSKTTRSKIPIINCQYQWEPRA; via the coding sequence ATGGCAACAATTGAAGATATTGCGAAACTTGCTAATGTTGCAAAAAGTACGGTATCACGCTATTTAAATGGGGGATATGTCAGCGATAAGACGAGAGCTAAAATTGATCGAATTATCCATGAGCAGCATTACACGCCAAATGCTTTCGCACGCAGTTTAAAAGCCAAGCAAACTTTTATTATCGGAACAGTGATTGCTCGTTTGGATTCAAGTTCGTTAATCCCAAGTATTGCGTGGATTGGATCAAAAACTACAAGAAGCAAAATACCAATTATTAATTGCCAATACCAATGGGAGCCAAGAGCGTGA
- a CDS encoding glucose PTS transporter subunit IIA yields MHWAIIPIILSNIATNGSDPILAIALGSVWAASGAGLGVLFKTKNAQLKEIAASGLIPGLLSGVTEPIIYGIFFRYKRSFAYAIAMSAISGVIAGVLQVKATQLAGGIFTIPTFNPIWGYALSAAVAFFGTAALHWIFGFGEEPELASGKAEQKGSSEEDFKTTNVDTVITSPVAGAVVPVKDINDSVFSSEAMGATVAVDPSSNVVKAPFSGKVVKVFPTLHAIGLLSDGGVEVLIHIGLDTVNLNGEGFTSHVKDNQKVTAGQDLISFDVEQIKAKGYDPVVLIIVTNQNEQQHLKKYAVSNEQVTAGNKLLEINNK; encoded by the coding sequence TTGCACTGGGCAATTATTCCAATCATTTTGTCTAATATCGCTACCAATGGCAGTGATCCAATCTTAGCCATTGCGCTGGGCAGTGTCTGGGCGGCATCTGGAGCTGGTTTAGGTGTTTTATTCAAAACTAAAAATGCTCAATTAAAAGAAATTGCGGCTTCTGGTTTAATTCCGGGACTTCTTTCTGGCGTAACCGAACCGATCATTTATGGTATTTTCTTTAGATATAAGCGTTCATTTGCCTATGCAATTGCGATGAGTGCTATTTCTGGTGTTATAGCTGGCGTGTTACAAGTTAAAGCGACCCAATTAGCCGGCGGAATTTTTACAATCCCAACTTTTAACCCAATTTGGGGATATGCTTTGTCAGCTGCAGTCGCCTTTTTCGGAACAGCTGCCTTGCATTGGATTTTTGGATTTGGGGAAGAACCCGAGTTAGCATCAGGAAAAGCGGAACAAAAAGGTTCATCCGAGGAAGACTTTAAGACGACAAATGTTGATACAGTTATTACCAGTCCTGTTGCAGGTGCAGTTGTTCCAGTTAAAGACATTAATGATTCGGTATTCAGTTCGGAAGCGATGGGAGCTACTGTGGCAGTTGACCCAAGCTCAAATGTTGTCAAAGCTCCTTTTTCTGGAAAAGTTGTCAAGGTATTTCCAACTCTCCATGCAATTGGCTTGCTGTCAGATGGTGGGGTTGAAGTTCTAATTCATATTGGGCTTGATACCGTTAATTTAAATGGTGAAGGCTTCACATCACATGTGAAGGATAATCAAAAAGTTACAGCAGGGCAGGATTTGATTAGTTTTGATGTTGAGCAGATTAAAGCAAAAGGTTACGATCCAGTAGTTTTAATCATTGTTACGAATCAAAATGAGCAACAACATCTAAAGAAGTATGCAGTTTCAAATGAGCAGGTGACTGCCGGAAACAAGTTACTGGAGATTAACAATAAGTAA
- a CDS encoding alpha/beta hydrolase has protein sequence MLEVTRRLNDRASLTLYMLDRKISYQVFKDHPTLIVCPGGSYLFRAKKESEPIALTFLARGYNVVLLNYSTYFLERVDLKSAKPKTDAKSHYPRQLRELVQALKVLKELSAEYKIDLTRLFLLGFSAGGHLAASYAVHWNNHQYLARIGIDVSDCIKLQGLLLAYPMLTGELGDVIRHGQKNASIMEQLPYLNSAIYGCQQPTQAQKAELNLVQQVNANVPPTFLWQSLQDEVTSVEDSLAWVTKLTKLGVECESHFFGSGKHGMGLANDIAAKTSADEDAACSKWVELADLWLRRHDSITGGLDR, from the coding sequence ATGCTAGAAGTTACTCGACGTTTGAATGACCGGGCATCTTTAACTTTATACATGTTAGATCGAAAAATTTCTTATCAGGTATTTAAAGATCATCCAACTTTGATTGTTTGTCCCGGGGGTTCTTACTTGTTTAGAGCAAAAAAAGAGAGCGAACCGATTGCGTTAACTTTCTTGGCTCGCGGCTATAATGTCGTTTTGTTGAACTATAGCACGTATTTTTTAGAACGAGTTGATTTAAAAAGTGCCAAACCAAAAACTGATGCAAAATCACATTATCCACGCCAATTAAGGGAACTAGTTCAAGCCTTAAAAGTGCTAAAGGAATTGTCTGCGGAATATAAGATTGATCTTACACGCTTATTTTTACTCGGATTTTCTGCGGGTGGACATCTCGCGGCATCGTATGCCGTTCATTGGAATAATCATCAATATCTGGCGAGGATTGGAATTGATGTCAGTGACTGTATAAAATTGCAAGGCTTGTTATTAGCTTATCCGATGTTGACTGGTGAATTAGGAGATGTGATTCGCCACGGGCAAAAAAATGCCAGCATTATGGAGCAGCTGCCTTATTTAAATTCTGCAATTTATGGCTGCCAACAACCAACTCAAGCGCAAAAAGCTGAGTTGAATTTAGTTCAGCAAGTAAATGCAAATGTTCCGCCAACTTTTTTGTGGCAGTCTTTGCAAGATGAGGTTACCTCAGTTGAAGATTCATTGGCATGGGTAACGAAATTAACGAAGTTAGGTGTTGAGTGCGAAAGCCATTTCTTTGGTTCAGGCAAACATGGTATGGGTCTAGCAAATGACATTGCGGCTAAAACCAGTGCCGATGAAGATGCTGCTTGTTCTAAATGGGTAGAATTGGCCGATCTTTGGTTGAGACGACATGATTCAATCACAGGAGGGCTTGATCGATGA
- a CDS encoding sucrose-6-phosphate hydrolase encodes MTLDNHLLRDLTVTEKELWDEKIKQIATQRSLRQVFHIEAPIGFLGDPNGFSFFQGEWYLFHQWIPRRTKNKMVYWRGLTSKDLVHWKSLPMTIDPDTKFDSHGAYSGSAWVNQGQLEFFYTGNVRNQENEREAYQIRATMDGKVIKKAAIPAIMQPPAGYTMNFRDPKVWQHAGKTYAIIGTQTKDKAGRAIIYEASADLKAWQVKEVLQPFDHDIGYMWECPNFFELDGSQVLIFCPQGATQKDLEYHTLFPNAFVIGPKWSGDGSEWKLKQPKLALVDQGFECYASQIVQAAGRTIIISWMGPSKTPLPTDKLGWGGCLSLPRELSIKDGELYQKLVRELTSLFGTAHVIDIEHSPSFKATTASHFQVTFKGTGHIQWNVRAQANNPGLVIKVDLRKHALEVDRQAVFPLVEGAKTERDTHRKLQYSSDGKVLELEVWLDHTSFEVFVNQGRSVLSGRLFTTETAQNCNFKIEGNVTVTGEWHEIVK; translated from the coding sequence ATGACGCTAGACAATCATTTATTGCGCGACCTAACTGTGACTGAAAAAGAGCTGTGGGATGAAAAAATAAAGCAAATAGCAACCCAGCGTAGTTTACGGCAAGTATTTCATATTGAAGCACCAATTGGTTTTTTAGGCGATCCAAATGGCTTTAGCTTTTTTCAGGGAGAATGGTATTTGTTTCACCAATGGATTCCTAGAAGGACCAAAAATAAAATGGTTTATTGGCGTGGATTAACGTCCAAAGATCTGGTTCACTGGAAAAGCTTGCCAATGACAATCGATCCGGATACAAAGTTTGACAGTCATGGGGCGTATTCTGGCAGTGCTTGGGTAAATCAGGGGCAACTAGAATTTTTTTATACCGGCAATGTCCGCAACCAAGAAAATGAACGTGAAGCATATCAGATACGGGCTACTATGGATGGAAAAGTAATTAAAAAGGCTGCAATCCCAGCAATTATGCAGCCACCTGCTGGTTATACAATGAATTTTCGGGACCCTAAAGTCTGGCAACACGCTGGAAAAACCTATGCAATTATTGGAACGCAAACCAAAGATAAAGCTGGTCGGGCGATAATCTATGAAGCTTCGGCTGACTTAAAAGCATGGCAAGTTAAAGAAGTTTTGCAACCATTTGACCATGATATTGGCTATATGTGGGAGTGTCCTAACTTTTTTGAACTTGATGGTTCACAAGTTTTGATCTTTTGTCCACAAGGAGCAACCCAAAAAGATTTAGAATATCATACACTTTTCCCTAATGCATTTGTAATTGGACCAAAGTGGTCTGGTGATGGTTCTGAATGGAAACTAAAGCAACCTAAGCTCGCTTTGGTTGATCAAGGTTTTGAATGTTATGCTTCTCAAATTGTTCAGGCGGCCGGTCGGACAATTATCATTAGTTGGATGGGACCAAGTAAAACTCCGCTGCCAACTGATAAGCTTGGTTGGGGTGGCTGTTTAAGTTTGCCACGCGAATTGTCAATAAAAGATGGGGAGCTTTACCAAAAACTAGTTCGAGAATTAACTAGCTTGTTTGGAACAGCACACGTCATTGATATCGAACATTCACCTAGCTTTAAAGCGACAACAGCTAGTCATTTTCAAGTCACATTCAAGGGCACTGGTCACATTCAGTGGAACGTCAGAGCACAAGCAAACAATCCCGGCCTGGTGATTAAAGTTGATTTAAGAAAGCATGCCTTGGAAGTTGATCGGCAAGCGGTTTTCCCTCTAGTTGAGGGAGCAAAAACGGAGCGTGATACGCATCGAAAATTGCAATACAGCTCAGACGGCAAAGTCTTAGAGTTGGAAGTCTGGCTTGATCACACCTCGTTTGAAGTTTTTGTAAATCAAGGTCGATCTGTTTTAAGTGGTCGGCTCTTTACAACCGAGACTGCTCAAAATTGTAATTTTAAGATCGAGGGGAATGTCACAGTTACCGGAGAATGGCACGAAATTGTTAAATGA
- the rfbA gene encoding glucose-1-phosphate thymidylyltransferase RfbA gives MKGIILAGGSGTRLYPITRGISKQLIPVYDKPMIYYPLSTLMLAGIQDILVISTPEYTPMFEQLLGDGSDFGINLSYAVQAKPNGLAEAFIVGREFIGNDSVCLILGDNIYYGSGMAEMLQDAAKLTSGATVFGYHVNDPERFGVVEFDQQMQAVSLEEKPAHPKSNYAVTGLYFYDNRVVDYAANLEPSARGELEITDLNKIYLANGDLNVKLMGRGYAWLDTGTHDSMLEAASFIATIQKRQNLKVACLEEIAFRMGYINRERLLELAQSMKKNDYGQYLIRLAKQN, from the coding sequence ATGAAAGGCATAATTTTAGCCGGTGGTAGTGGAACGCGTCTTTATCCGATTACCCGCGGTATTTCAAAACAATTGATTCCGGTTTATGATAAACCGATGATTTATTATCCGTTATCAACATTAATGTTAGCGGGAATTCAAGATATTTTAGTGATTTCAACCCCAGAATATACACCAATGTTTGAACAGTTATTGGGTGATGGTTCTGACTTTGGCATCAATTTAAGTTACGCTGTTCAAGCAAAGCCGAATGGATTGGCCGAAGCTTTTATTGTCGGTCGTGAATTTATCGGCAATGATTCAGTTTGTTTAATTTTAGGTGACAACATCTATTATGGCAGTGGCATGGCTGAGATGCTGCAAGATGCAGCTAAGCTAACTAGTGGCGCAACTGTTTTTGGTTATCATGTTAACGATCCAGAACGTTTTGGAGTAGTTGAATTTGATCAGCAGATGCAGGCCGTTTCATTAGAAGAAAAACCGGCTCATCCTAAAAGCAATTATGCGGTTACCGGACTTTATTTTTATGATAATCGGGTAGTCGACTATGCTGCTAATCTTGAACCATCAGCTCGCGGTGAATTAGAGATTACCGATCTGAATAAGATTTATTTGGCTAACGGTGATTTAAATGTTAAGTTGATGGGCCGTGGTTATGCCTGGTTAGATACTGGAACACATGATTCAATGTTGGAAGCTGCTAGTTTTATTGCTACGATTCAGAAGCGGCAAAATTTAAAAGTTGCTTGTTTAGAAGAAATTGCTTTCCGAATGGGGTATATTAATAGAGAACGGTTATTGGAACTTGCACAGTCAATGAAGAAAAATGACTACGGTCAGTACTTGATTCGGTTAGCAAAGCAAAATTAA
- the rfbC gene encoding dTDP-4-dehydrorhamnose 3,5-epimerase, which yields MKVISTNLQDVRIVETDVFGDHRGFFTETYTKNKFHEAGIDIDFIQDNQSLSVEPGVLRGMHYQLAPHSQTKLLRAVTGVIYDVLVDIRKGSPTYGKWEGYLLSEYNHRQLLVPKGFAHGFVTLTPNVNVAYKVDGYYAPEADGGIAFDDPEIGIKWPMPLDHLILSEKDKHHPNLKDADLNFVYGEEM from the coding sequence TTGAAAGTTATCTCAACTAATTTACAAGATGTAAGAATTGTCGAAACTGATGTTTTTGGTGATCATCGTGGCTTTTTTACCGAGACTTATACTAAAAACAAGTTCCATGAAGCAGGAATTGACATTGATTTTATTCAGGACAATCAGTCATTATCAGTTGAACCTGGTGTGCTACGGGGCATGCACTATCAATTAGCACCGCATTCACAGACTAAGTTATTACGGGCTGTTACTGGAGTGATCTATGATGTCTTGGTTGATATTCGCAAGGGCTCACCGACTTATGGTAAGTGGGAAGGCTACCTGCTTAGTGAATATAATCATCGTCAATTACTGGTTCCTAAGGGTTTTGCCCATGGCTTTGTAACCTTGACCCCGAATGTTAACGTTGCCTACAAAGTTGATGGCTACTATGCTCCAGAAGCTGATGGCGGAATTGCGTTTGATGATCCTGAGATTGGGATTAAGTGGCCAATGCCATTGGATCATTTAATCTTATCTGAAAAAGACAAGCATCATCCAAACTTGAAAGATGCTGACTTGAACTTTGTTTATGGGGAGGAAATGTAA
- a CDS encoding zinc-binding dehydrogenase codes for MVKTTALRLYGKKDLKIDRFELPEISDDEILATVVSDTMCMSSWKLAQEAEDHKKTPDELSDNPIMIGHEFAGKIIQVGKNWQDKFTAGDDYVIQPNLARDDTPFVPGYSYPNIGGDATYVIIPKEVMELNCLVAFHGAAYYEGSLCEPLSCVIAAFDAQFHLIPHTYDHKMGIKEGGNLLMLGGTGPMGLLAIDYAIHADTKPKTLVVTDLNQEKLDYAKRLYPSDEVKMVFLNVNNLSISEQKELLLKAVDNTGYDDIFSMISVAPLVELAGQILNPDGCLNQFAGPVKKDFAASLNFYDVHYNFTHVTGTSGGNAQNEAQAAEMIARGTMNVAKVITHVLGLNAAAETTLSQPEIGGGKKLTYPGKKFDRIELAKVAPDSELGKILAKHNGLWSPEAEKWILETMPDI; via the coding sequence TTGGTTAAAACAACAGCTTTGCGACTTTATGGAAAAAAGGATCTAAAAATTGATCGATTTGAATTACCAGAAATTTCAGATGACGAGATTTTAGCTACAGTGGTATCAGATACAATGTGTATGTCTTCTTGGAAGCTTGCTCAAGAAGCTGAAGATCATAAAAAAACTCCTGATGAATTGTCCGATAATCCAATTATGATTGGTCACGAATTCGCTGGAAAAATTATTCAAGTTGGAAAAAATTGGCAAGATAAATTCACTGCTGGAGATGATTATGTCATTCAGCCTAATCTTGCTCGTGATGATACTCCATTTGTTCCAGGATACTCTTATCCAAATATTGGTGGAGATGCTACTTACGTAATTATCCCTAAAGAAGTTATGGAATTAAACTGTTTAGTAGCTTTTCATGGTGCCGCTTATTATGAAGGATCCTTATGTGAACCACTAAGTTGTGTCATAGCCGCATTTGATGCCCAATTTCATCTAATCCCTCACACCTACGATCATAAAATGGGTATTAAAGAGGGGGGCAATTTACTCATGCTAGGTGGAACTGGCCCGATGGGATTGCTAGCGATTGATTATGCAATTCACGCTGATACAAAACCCAAAACCTTAGTCGTAACCGATCTTAATCAAGAAAAGTTAGATTACGCTAAAAGACTTTATCCTTCTGATGAAGTAAAAATGGTCTTTTTAAATGTTAATAATCTATCAATCTCCGAACAAAAAGAATTGTTGCTCAAAGCCGTAGACAATACTGGTTACGATGATATTTTCTCAATGATTAGTGTAGCTCCACTTGTTGAACTGGCTGGACAAATTCTAAATCCAGATGGCTGCTTGAATCAATTTGCTGGTCCGGTGAAAAAAGACTTTGCGGCTAGCCTAAATTTTTATGATGTTCATTATAATTTCACTCATGTTACTGGGACTTCTGGCGGTAATGCTCAAAATGAAGCTCAGGCAGCTGAGATGATTGCAAGAGGCACCATGAATGTTGCAAAAGTTATTACCCACGTTCTTGGCCTAAATGCTGCGGCTGAAACTACTTTAAGCCAACCAGAAATTGGTGGTGGAAAAAAATTAACTTATCCAGGGAAAAAATTTGATAGAATTGAATTGGCCAAAGTAGCTCCAGATTCAGAACTCGGGAAAATTCTAGCTAAGCATAATGGGTTATGGTCTCCAGAAGCTGAAAAGTGGATTTTAGAAACCATGCCTGATATCTAA
- the glf gene encoding UDP-galactopyranose mutase encodes MTNYLIVGAGLFGATFAYEAAKRGNQVKVIEKRNHIAGNIYTKEVAGIQVHQYGAHIFHTANKKIWNYVHQFADFNRYTNTPVANYLGEIYNLPFNMNTFNKLWGVVTPQEALAKIDEQRAVLQGKKPENLEEQAISLVGTDIYQKLIKGYTEKQWGRSAKDLPAFIIRRLPVRLTYDNNYFNDPYQGIPIGGYTQIVEKMLSSDLITVETGIDFFNNQDEYLKNYDKVVFTGMIDQYFDYCYGELEYRSLKFETEELDQDNFQGNAVVNYTDAKTPFTRIIEHKHFEFGKGDKNKTIITREYPKTWHRGDEPYYPVNNSANNALYKKYKELADTKADNIIFGGRLGQYRYYNMDQVIGAALVTVEKELD; translated from the coding sequence ATGACAAATTACTTAATAGTAGGAGCTGGCTTATTCGGAGCGACTTTTGCCTATGAAGCGGCTAAACGCGGCAATCAAGTAAAGGTAATTGAAAAAAGAAATCATATTGCCGGTAATATTTACACTAAGGAAGTTGCCGGAATTCAAGTTCATCAATATGGAGCACATATCTTTCATACAGCTAATAAAAAGATTTGGAATTATGTTCATCAGTTTGCTGACTTTAATCGGTATACCAATACACCCGTTGCAAACTATCTTGGTGAAATTTATAACTTACCATTTAACATGAATACTTTCAATAAACTTTGGGGAGTAGTTACACCGCAAGAAGCTTTGGCTAAAATTGATGAACAGCGAGCTGTTTTACAGGGGAAAAAACCAGAAAATCTAGAAGAACAAGCCATTTCACTGGTTGGTACTGATATTTATCAAAAACTAATTAAAGGCTATACTGAAAAACAGTGGGGGCGCTCAGCTAAAGATTTACCAGCGTTTATCATTCGTCGCCTGCCGGTGCGTTTGACCTATGATAATAACTATTTTAATGATCCTTATCAAGGAATTCCGATTGGCGGTTATACTCAAATTGTTGAGAAGATGCTGAGTAGTGATTTAATCACGGTTGAGACTGGCATCGACTTCTTTAACAATCAGGATGAGTATCTTAAAAATTATGATAAAGTAGTGTTTACAGGGATGATTGATCAGTATTTTGATTACTGTTATGGTGAGCTTGAGTATCGTAGTTTGAAGTTTGAAACCGAAGAACTTGACCAAGATAATTTTCAAGGAAATGCAGTCGTGAATTATACTGATGCTAAAACGCCTTTTACTCGAATTATTGAGCACAAACATTTTGAGTTTGGTAAAGGCGATAAGAACAAAACAATTATTACCCGTGAGTATCCTAAAACTTGGCATCGTGGGGATGAACCGTATTATCCAGTCAATAACTCTGCTAATAATGCTTTATACAAAAAATACAAAGAGTTGGCCGATACAAAAGCCGATAATATCATTTTCGGTGGTCGATTAGGACAATATCGTTACTATAATATGGATCAAGTGATTGGTGCAGCTTTAGTAACGGTTGAAAAAGAATTGGATTAA